The Panicum hallii strain FIL2 chromosome 9, PHallii_v3.1, whole genome shotgun sequence genome has a window encoding:
- the LOC112878346 gene encoding serine/arginine-rich splicing factor RS31-like isoform X2, producing MRPVFCGNFDYDTRQYDLEGLFSKYGPIRRIDMKSGYAFIYFEDEHDAEDAIRRLDNVSFGYNRRRLSVEWSRQVEPVSRSRDRPAGDVKPTRTLFVINFDPIRTKIRDIERHFEPYGKITNIRVRRNFAFVQYETQEEASAAVKNTDKSTILDRVVTVEYAFRDDDNERDDRYGSPKRGGHDRRRGSPYMRSPSPRYRRDYSPSYDRRGRYPGYDRRDGAMYDRRSPVYDRYDRGRSPAYDRYDRRRSPGYDQY from the exons ATGAGGCCGGTCTTCTGCGGCAACTTCGACTACGACACGCGACAGTACGACCTGGAGGGTCTCTTCTCCAAGTACGGCCCCATCCGCCGCATCGACATGAAGTCAG GTTATGCTTTCATTTACTTTGAAGATGAGCATGATGCAGAGGATGCTATAAGGCGCCTCGACAATGTGTCTTTTGGCTATAACAGGCGCAGGCTCTCTGTAGAATGGTCGAGG CAAGTTGAACCAGTGTCAAGGAGCCGTGATAGGCCTGCTGGGGATGTAAAGCCAACTAGAACTCTCTTTGTTATCAATTTTGACCCCATACGCACTAAAATTCGAGACATTGAGAGGCATTTTGAACCATATGGCAAGATTACAAACATTCGTGTTAGAAGGAACTTTGCGTTTGTACAGTATGAGACACAAGAGGAAGCTAGTGCTGCTGTCAAGAACACTGATAAGAG CACAATATTGGACAGGGTGGTGACAGTTGAATACGCCTTCCGGGATGATGACAATGAAAGAGATGACAGATACGGCAGCCCCAAGCGAGGTGGTCATGACAGGCGTCGCGGTAGCCCCTACATGCGCTCACCTAGCCCAAGGTACCGAAGGGACTACAGTCCAAGTTACGATCGGCGCGGGCGTTATCCTGGGTATGATCGACGTGATGGAGCAATGTATGATAGGAGAAGCCCAGTATATGATCGTTACGACAGGGGCAGAAGCCCTGCTTATGATCGCTATGATAGGAGGAGAAGTCCTGGTTATGATCAATACTAG
- the LOC112872562 gene encoding pyridoxine/pyridoxamine 5'-phosphate oxidase 2 — protein sequence MAGGGAAAASALSSPWRALLQRALDANAHLRHSTYFQLATVGAGGRPANRTVVFRGFQEHSDKIQINTDARSNKIGEIRNCPFGEICWYFADSWEQFRISGSIDAIDGSSADPAKLQNREKAWFASSVRSRLQYLGPQPGVPIIDDEQVKDVHLDPSAVPVEAFCLLVLDPEMVDYLNLKSNQRLIFTRSHKDDGSVDWMAEKVSP from the exons atggccggcggtggcgccgccgccgcgtcggcgCTTTCGAGCCCCTGGAGGGCGCTGCTCCAGCGAGCGCTGGACGCCAACGCCCACCTCAGGCACTCCACCTACTTCCAACTC GCCACGgtgggcgccggcggcaggcCCGCGAATCGCACCGTCGTCTTCAG GGGTTTCCAGGAACATTCTGATAAGATTCAGATTAACACAGATGCCCGAAGCAACAAG ATTGGTGAGATAAGGAATTGTCCCTTTGGAGAG ATTTGTTGGTACTTCGCAGACAGCTGGGAACAATTCCGTATCAGTGGAAGCATTGATGCGATTGATGGCTCCAGTGCAGACCCTGCCAAGCTCCAG AACAGGGAGAAAGCCTGGTTCGCGAGCTCAGTAAGGTCAAGATTGCAGTACTTGGGACCTCAGCCAGGTGTTCCCATTATAGATGACGAGCAAGTTAAGGATGTTCATCTGGATCCATCAGCTGTCCCAGTAGAAGCCTTTTGCCTTCTGGTTCTTGATCCAGAAATG GTTGATTATTTGAATCTAAAAAGCAACCAGAGGTTGATATTCACAAGAAGCCACAAGGATGATGGCTCCGTTGATTGGATGGCTGAAAAAGTTAGTCCATAA
- the LOC112875635 gene encoding uncharacterized protein LOC112875635 translates to MARFLGAGEEQEEFFDSREVLSPASISSPVTSGRHDDGWLFDESLLEVWVRDPCSVQERRQRFVKSLGLLDSKSNGARADDEPCLKPEATEEILPNSPSAELYSAAPTFACRGGEPTTSGDDGAGMEGLKLECVFKNLDDGTVFVVDEMGKDGSFQSLRERRSNRTVTAAEFEQTFGSSPFIRELMQRVDDSDEPSTPEKIVMRRKRRKRLGWLRRLGIGACVGDAEEDDEINSTSSSSRRSCSGKVDRVKVRPYKKRSKELSAVYKGQVIKAHEGAILTMKFSSDGQYLATGGEDGVVRVWRVVEGKRPDDHDFVEDDPSCVFFTVNENSELAPINSCEGGKGKHSKSSKGAADPACVVIPHRTFALSEDPVHEFHGHDDVILDLSWSKNRELLSASMDKTVRLWKVGCNSCLKVFSHNNYVTCIQFKPTNGDYFISGCIDGMVRIWDVPRCQVVDWADNKEIVTAVCYSPDGKGAVVGSLTGNCSYYDASENHLELESQVPLYGRKKSPLKRIIGFQYCPSDPKKLMVTSGHSQVHILDGVHVVSNYKGLRSSSQAAASFTSDGDHIISASDDSSIYMWNYANQIAPVTSRSKTIWSYERFFCNDVSVAIPWNASPAKSSISLACNIPSLRQQVSDEIHNLQEYTSYCHAEDSFEGDSLYQLPSGNFTLSSTFFAESMPRGTATWPEEQLPSNSVAPSSTLRKSQYKFLKTSCQRANTHSWGQVIVTASWDGHIRSFQNYGLPVQV, encoded by the exons ATGGCGCGCTTCTTGGGTGCCGGGGAGGAGCAAGAGGAGTTCTTTGACTCGAGGGAGGTCCTATCGCCGGCGTCCATCTCGTCGCCGGTGACTTCCGGCCGCCACGACGATGGGTGGCTCTTTGACGAGTCGCTGCTCGAGGTCTGGGTCAGGGACCCGTGCAGCGTCCAGGAGCGCCGCCAGAGGTTCGTCAAGTCCCTGGGCCTCTTGGATTCTAAATCCAACGGCGCTCGGGCAGACGACGAGCCGTGCTTGAAGCCTGAGGCCACCGAAGAGATCCTACCGAACAGCCCCAGTGCCGAGTTGTACTCAGCCGCCCCTACCTTTGCGTGTAGGGGTGGGGAGCCGACAACATCCGGTGACGATGGTGCTGGCATGGAGGGCTTGAAGTTGGAGTGCGTCTTCAAGAACCTGGACGATGGCACAGTGTTTGTGGTCGACGAGATGGGTAAGGATGGGAGCTTCCAGAGCCTTAGGGAGAGGCGATCCAACCGGACAGTAACTGCAGCAGAATTCGAGCAGACCTTTGGCTCATCACCTTTCATCCGTGAGCTGATGCAGAGGGTGGACGATTCGGATGAACCTTCCACCCCGGAGAAGATTGTGATGAGGAGAAAGAGGAGGAAAAGACTTGGATGGCTGCGAAGGCTGGGCATTGGTGCTTGTGTTGGCGATGCAGAGGAAGACGATGAGATCAATTCGACATCATCTAGTTCTCGCCGGAGTTGCTCTGGGAAGGTTGATAGAGTCAAGGTGAGACCCTACAAGAAGCGATCAAAGGAATTATCTGCAGTGTACAAGGGCCAAGTCATCAAGGCGCATGAAGGTGCTATTTTGACCATGAAGTTCAGCTCTGATGGCCAATATCTGGCTACTGGAGGTGAGGATGGGGTTGTTCGTGTGTGGCGCGTGGTGGAAGGCAAGAGGCCTGATGATCATGATTTTGTTGAGGACGATCCTTCATGTGTGTTCTTCACAGTCAATGAAAACTCTGAATTGGCTCCCATCAATTCCTGCGAAGGGGGTAAGGGCAAGCATAGCAAGAGTTCAAAGGGGGCTGCAGATCCAGCCTGTGTTGTGATTCCTCACCGAACCTTTGCGCTATCTGAGGATCCTGTGCATGAATTTCATGGGCATGATGATGTCATCTTGGATCTTTCATGGTCAAAAAATAGG GAATTGCTTTCTGCATCCATGGATAAAACTGTTCGATTGTGGAAGGTCGGGTGCAATAGTTGTCTGAAGGTTTTCTCCCATAATAACTATG TGACATGCATCCAGTTTAAACCTACCAATGGTGATTATTTCATCAGTGGTTGTATTGATGGGATGGTACGAATTTGGGATGTTCCTAGATGCCAAGTTGTGGACTGGGCTGACAACAAAGAGATAGTCACTGCAGTTTGTTACAGCCCTGATGGAAAG GGCGCAGTGGTTGGGTCATTAACAGGAAACTGCAGTTACTATGACGCATCAG AAAATCATCTAGAGCTGGAATCCCAAGTCCCCCTGTATGGCAGAAAGAAATCTCCACTTAAAAGAATAATTGGTTTCCAG TATTGCCCATCTGATCCAAAGAAACTGATGGTGACGTCTGGTCACTCCCAAGTTCACATTCTCGATGGGGTTCATGTAGTTTCCAACTACAAAG GATTGCGAAGTTCAAGTCAAGCTGCTGCATCATTCACATCAGATGGAGATCACATTATTTCTGCTAGCGATGACTCCAGTATCTATATGTGGAATTATGCAAATCAAATTGCCCCTGTCACAAGCCGTTCAAAGACCATATGGTCATATGAGCGCTTCTTCTGCAATGATGTGTCTGTTGCAATACCATGGAACGCCTCACCTGCAAAGAGTTCTATTTCTCTGGCTTGCAACATCCCTTCTTTACGGCAACAGGTCTCTGATGAGATTCACAACTTGCAAGAATATACGTCATACTGCCATGCTGAAGATTCGTTTGAAGGTGATAGCTTGTATCAATTGCCATCTGGCAATTTCACTCTTAGTAGTACATTCTTTGCTGAGTCGATGCCAAGGGGAACAGCGACATGGCCTGAAGAGCAGCTACCATCCAATTCAGTGGCTCCATCATCCACCTTGCGTAAATCTCAGTATAAGTTCCTGAAGACTTCTTGCCAGAGAGCAAACACGCATTCTTGGGGTCAGGTCATAGTCACCGCTAGTTGGGATGGCCACATCAGGTCATTCCAGAATTATGGTTTGCCTGTGCAAGTGTGA
- the LOC112876020 gene encoding short-chain dehydrogenase TIC 32, chloroplastic-like isoform X1 translates to MPGRRLNSSPGASLPPVHHHLLLRARSPATRHLRPAMLQAVRYLLGSPGATGFGSKSTAEDVTAACPDLGALTAIITGATSGIGAETARVLAKRGARVVIPARSVKAAEDMRARIRDECPGADVLVLPLDLSSLASVRAFADRFLALGLPLHLLIRNNAGKFSHGQLALSEDGVEMTFATNYLGHFLLTKLLLGRMAETAAESGVQGRIVNVSSSVHGWFAGDWAEYLDLVTRRKIAYDATQAYAVSKLANVLHTRELAARLQETGANVTVNCVHPGIVRTRLNRDRDGILTDLVFLLLSKLLKTIPQAAATTCYVAAHPRVAGVSGRYFADCNEALPSPAATNRHEAERLWRISEAIIGGTAALP, encoded by the exons ATGCCGGGTCGGCGCCTTAACTCCTCCCCCGGAGCCTCTCTCCCTCCCGTCCATCACCACCTGCTGCTCCGCGCTCGCTCGCCGGCCACGCGCCACCTGCGGCCGGCCATGCTGCAGGCGGTGCGCTACCTGCTGGGCTCCCCCGGCGCCACGGGCTTCGGCTCCAAGTCCACCGCCGAGGACGTCACGGCCGCGTGCCCGGACCTCGGCGCGCTCACCGCCATCATCACCGGCGCCACGTCGGGGATCGGGGCCGAGACGGCGCGGGTCCTCGCCAAGCGCGGCGCGCGGGTCGTCATCCCGGCCCGGAGCGTCAAGGCCGCCGAGGACATGCGCGCGCGCATCCGGGACGAGTGCCCCGGCGCGGACGTCCTCGTGCTGCCGCTCGACCTCAGCTCGCTCGCCTCCGTCCGCGCCTTCGCCGACCGCTTCCTCGCGCTCGGCCTCCCGCTCCACCTCCTCAT CAGAAACAATGCCGGCAAGTTCTCGCACGGGCAGCTGGCGCTCTCGGAGGACGGCGTCGAGATGACCTTCGCCACCAACTACCTTG GGCACTTCCTGCTGACGAAGCTGCTGCTGGGTCGGAtggcggagacggcggcggagtcGGGCGTGCAGGGCCGCATCGTGAACGTGTCGTCGAGCGTGCACGGCTGGTTCGCCGGCGACTGGGCCGAGTACCTCGACCTCGTCACCCGACGCAAGAT AGCCTACGACGCGACGCAGGCGTACGCGGTGTCCAAGCTCGCCAACGTGCTGCACACCAGGGAGCTCGCCGCGCGGCTGCAGGAGACGGGCGCCAACGTGACGGTGAACTGCGTCCACCCGGGCATCGTCAGGACCCGCCTCAACCGCGACCGCGACGGCATCCTCACAG ATCTGGTGTTCTTGCTGCTGTCCAAGCTGCTGAAGACGATCCCTCAG GCTGCGGCGACCACGTGCTACGTGGCGGCCCACCCGAGGGTGGCCGGCGTGTCCGGCCGCTACTTCGCCGACTGCAACGAGGCGctgccgtcgccggccgccaccaacCGCCACGAGGCCGAGCGACTCTGGCGCATCTCCGAGGCCATCATCGGCGGGACGGCAGCGCTCCCCTGA
- the LOC112878346 gene encoding serine/arginine-rich splicing factor RS31-like isoform X1 — MSPRPKGTRGVLGRTAGVSGAVEREGGETMRPVFCGNFDYDTRQYDLEGLFSKYGPIRRIDMKSGYAFIYFEDEHDAEDAIRRLDNVSFGYNRRRLSVEWSRQVEPVSRSRDRPAGDVKPTRTLFVINFDPIRTKIRDIERHFEPYGKITNIRVRRNFAFVQYETQEEASAAVKNTDKSTILDRVVTVEYAFRDDDNERDDRYGSPKRGGHDRRRGSPYMRSPSPRYRRDYSPSYDRRGRYPGYDRRDGAMYDRRSPVYDRYDRGRSPAYDRYDRRRSPGYDQY, encoded by the exons AT GTCGCCGCGCCCAAAGGGGACAAGAGGGGTTTTGGGGCGGACGGCAGGAGTGTCAGGTGCGGTTGAGAGAGAAGGAGGGGAGACCATGAGGCCGGTCTTCTGCGGCAACTTCGACTACGACACGCGACAGTACGACCTGGAGGGTCTCTTCTCCAAGTACGGCCCCATCCGCCGCATCGACATGAAGTCAG GTTATGCTTTCATTTACTTTGAAGATGAGCATGATGCAGAGGATGCTATAAGGCGCCTCGACAATGTGTCTTTTGGCTATAACAGGCGCAGGCTCTCTGTAGAATGGTCGAGG CAAGTTGAACCAGTGTCAAGGAGCCGTGATAGGCCTGCTGGGGATGTAAAGCCAACTAGAACTCTCTTTGTTATCAATTTTGACCCCATACGCACTAAAATTCGAGACATTGAGAGGCATTTTGAACCATATGGCAAGATTACAAACATTCGTGTTAGAAGGAACTTTGCGTTTGTACAGTATGAGACACAAGAGGAAGCTAGTGCTGCTGTCAAGAACACTGATAAGAG CACAATATTGGACAGGGTGGTGACAGTTGAATACGCCTTCCGGGATGATGACAATGAAAGAGATGACAGATACGGCAGCCCCAAGCGAGGTGGTCATGACAGGCGTCGCGGTAGCCCCTACATGCGCTCACCTAGCCCAAGGTACCGAAGGGACTACAGTCCAAGTTACGATCGGCGCGGGCGTTATCCTGGGTATGATCGACGTGATGGAGCAATGTATGATAGGAGAAGCCCAGTATATGATCGTTACGACAGGGGCAGAAGCCCTGCTTATGATCGCTATGATAGGAGGAGAAGTCCTGGTTATGATCAATACTAG
- the LOC112876020 gene encoding short-chain dehydrogenase TIC 32, chloroplastic-like isoform X2 yields MPGRRLNSSPGASLPPVHHHLLLRARSPATRHLRPAMLQAVRYLLGSPGATGFGSKSTAEDVTAACPDLGALTAIITGATSGIGAETARVLAKRGARVVIPARSVKAAEDMRARIRDECPGADVLVLPLDLSSLASVRAFADRFLALGLPLHLLINNAGKFSHGQLALSEDGVEMTFATNYLGHFLLTKLLLGRMAETAAESGVQGRIVNVSSSVHGWFAGDWAEYLDLVTRRKIAYDATQAYAVSKLANVLHTRELAARLQETGANVTVNCVHPGIVRTRLNRDRDGILTDLVFLLLSKLLKTIPQAAATTCYVAAHPRVAGVSGRYFADCNEALPSPAATNRHEAERLWRISEAIIGGTAALP; encoded by the exons ATGCCGGGTCGGCGCCTTAACTCCTCCCCCGGAGCCTCTCTCCCTCCCGTCCATCACCACCTGCTGCTCCGCGCTCGCTCGCCGGCCACGCGCCACCTGCGGCCGGCCATGCTGCAGGCGGTGCGCTACCTGCTGGGCTCCCCCGGCGCCACGGGCTTCGGCTCCAAGTCCACCGCCGAGGACGTCACGGCCGCGTGCCCGGACCTCGGCGCGCTCACCGCCATCATCACCGGCGCCACGTCGGGGATCGGGGCCGAGACGGCGCGGGTCCTCGCCAAGCGCGGCGCGCGGGTCGTCATCCCGGCCCGGAGCGTCAAGGCCGCCGAGGACATGCGCGCGCGCATCCGGGACGAGTGCCCCGGCGCGGACGTCCTCGTGCTGCCGCTCGACCTCAGCTCGCTCGCCTCCGTCCGCGCCTTCGCCGACCGCTTCCTCGCGCTCGGCCTCCCGCTCCACCTCCTCAT AAACAATGCCGGCAAGTTCTCGCACGGGCAGCTGGCGCTCTCGGAGGACGGCGTCGAGATGACCTTCGCCACCAACTACCTTG GGCACTTCCTGCTGACGAAGCTGCTGCTGGGTCGGAtggcggagacggcggcggagtcGGGCGTGCAGGGCCGCATCGTGAACGTGTCGTCGAGCGTGCACGGCTGGTTCGCCGGCGACTGGGCCGAGTACCTCGACCTCGTCACCCGACGCAAGAT AGCCTACGACGCGACGCAGGCGTACGCGGTGTCCAAGCTCGCCAACGTGCTGCACACCAGGGAGCTCGCCGCGCGGCTGCAGGAGACGGGCGCCAACGTGACGGTGAACTGCGTCCACCCGGGCATCGTCAGGACCCGCCTCAACCGCGACCGCGACGGCATCCTCACAG ATCTGGTGTTCTTGCTGCTGTCCAAGCTGCTGAAGACGATCCCTCAG GCTGCGGCGACCACGTGCTACGTGGCGGCCCACCCGAGGGTGGCCGGCGTGTCCGGCCGCTACTTCGCCGACTGCAACGAGGCGctgccgtcgccggccgccaccaacCGCCACGAGGCCGAGCGACTCTGGCGCATCTCCGAGGCCATCATCGGCGGGACGGCAGCGCTCCCCTGA
- the LOC112878345 gene encoding pentatricopeptide repeat-containing protein At3g53170 has product MHSPAPLPPTNTPSRAPCPSRAPAVPAARRRRQRPKPPSSPSVPDAEQPDALARILRTEAAVSGVSRKAAAARQQSTRLWPRAVLEALDSAVAACRWESALEIFELLRKQHWYEPRSQTYARLLMMLGKCRQPGPATALFKAMLSERLRPTVDVYTALVGAYGYSGLLEEALATVDQMKGAADCKPDGYTFSVLIDCCAKSRRFDLIPAVLDEMSYLGLECNSVIHNAIINGYGKAGLLEEMESALSKMLEGGNNVPDIYTMNSIIWAYGHYGRTDEMEKGYNEFELMGVEPDTKTFNIMIKSYGKAGMYDKMMSTFKYMKKRFFSPTAVTFNIVIECFGRAGNIKKMEYYFRLMKIQGVKPSPITYCSLVNGYSKAGLLDKVPGIIRQTENTDVVLDTPFFNCVISAYAKSGDIKIMEEMIQLMKDKKCKPDNVTYATMIQAYNAHGMDEAARLLEMEAERFDKKLLGPVSEVDGK; this is encoded by the exons ATGCactcgccggcgccgctcccGCCCACCAACACTCCGTCCCGGGCTCCTTGCCCCAGCCGGGCGCCTGCCGTTCcggctgcccgccgccgccgccagcggccGAAGCCGCCTTCCTCCCCGTCCGTTCCCGATGCTGAGCAGCCGGACGCCCTCGCCCGCATCCTCCGCACCGAGGCCGCCGTCTCGGGCGTCTCCCGAAAGGCCGCGGCCGCGCGGCAGCAGTCCACCCGCCTCTGGCCCCGCGCCGTCCTCGAGGCCCTCGactccgccgtcgccgcctgccGCTGGGAGTCCGCCCTCGAG ATCTTCGAGCTGCTGCGGAAGCAGCACTGGTACGAGCCGAGGTCGCAGACCTACGCGCGGCTGCTGATGATGCTCGGCAAGTGCCGGCAGCCCGGCCCAGCCACCGCCCTCTTCAAGGCGATGCTCTCGGAGCGGCTCCGGCCGACGGTGGACGTGTACACGGCGCTCGTCGGCGCGTACGGCTACAGCGGCCTGCTGGAGGAGGCGCTGGCCACCGTCGACCAGATGAAAGGTGCTGCTGATTGCAAGCCGGATGGGTACACGTTCTCTGTCCTCATCGATTGCTGCGCTAAGTCGCGTCGCTTTGATCTGATTCCTGCTGTTCTTGATGAGATGTCATACCTGGGGCTTGAATGCAATTCTGTTATTCACAATGCGATAATTAATGGGTATGGTAAAGCTGGCTTGCTCGAGGAGATGGAGAGTGCACTTTCCAAGATGCTTGAGGGTGGGAACAATGTGCCGGACATTTACACAATGAACTCTATCATCTGGGCTTATGGGCACTATGGAAGGACAGATGAAATGGAGAAGGGGTACAACGAGTTTGAGTTGATGGGTGTTGAGCCAGATACCAAGACATTTAACATCATGATCAAGTCCTATGGTAAGGCTGGCATGTATGACAAGATGATGTCGACATTCAAATATATGAAGAAACGGTTCTTCTCTCCAACTGCGGTTACCTTCAACATAGTAATAGAATGTTTTGGGCGTGCTGGCAACATTAAAAAGATGGAGTACTACTTCCGGCTTATGAAAATTCAGGGTGTGAAACCCAGCCCCATCACTTACTGTTCGCTAGTTAATGGGTACAGCAAAGCTGGACTTCTTGACAAGGTTCCGGGAATTATTCGGCAGACTGAGAACACTGATGTTGTCTTGGATACTCCATTCTTCAACTGTGTGATAAGCGCATATGCAAAATCTGGAGATATCAAAATAATGGAAGAAATGATACAGCTTATGAAGGACAAGAAATGTAAGCCTGACAATGTAACTTATGCCACCATGATTCAGGCATACAATGCACATGGGATGGATGAAGCTGCTAGGTTGTTAGAGATGGAGGCTGAAAGATTTGATAAAAAGTTGCTG GGACCGGTTTCTGAGGTTGATGGCAAATAA